The following coding sequences lie in one Bacteroidota bacterium genomic window:
- a CDS encoding adenylate/guanylate cyclase domain-containing protein, translating into MPTPTHILVVDDEPDLALLVRQKFRRRIRQGDYEFHFAQDGVEALEVMAETPEIQVALVDLNMPRMDGLTLLEHLRTKAEQRTLRPVVVTAYGDMENIRAAMNRGAFDFLPKPIDLSDLEITLDKAIEEAEREARGRLARSTFGRYLSPEVVETLLADPEALRLGGERREVTILMSDIRGFSALAEALEPERVVEILNVYLGAMADVITAHNGTINEFIGDGIFVLFGAPMQRDDDAGRALACAIGMQNAMGGVNERLASFGIAPLRMGIGLHTGEVIVGNIGSERRAKYGVVGSHVNLAARIESYTVGGQVLASQATVDAAEAEVEVAREMRVSVKGFPQPIPVCDAVGVGGPYDCTLIPDEDDPVTLAAPLPFGYARIDGVMLTGDRTDAELVALSRLAAVFRTADPDALTLLENLQLYLPPPDDAEVVSLQTVYGKVIDREGDLITVRFTALPPGAARVVRGLLEQESEA; encoded by the coding sequence GTGCCCACGCCCACCCACATCCTCGTCGTCGACGACGAGCCGGACCTCGCGCTGCTCGTGCGCCAGAAGTTCCGCCGCCGCATCCGGCAGGGCGACTACGAATTCCACTTCGCGCAGGACGGCGTCGAGGCGCTGGAAGTGATGGCCGAGACGCCCGAGATCCAGGTGGCGCTCGTGGACCTCAACATGCCGCGCATGGACGGGCTCACGCTGCTCGAACACCTCCGCACGAAGGCCGAGCAGCGCACGCTCCGGCCCGTCGTGGTGACGGCCTACGGCGACATGGAGAACATCCGCGCGGCGATGAACCGCGGCGCGTTCGACTTCCTCCCGAAGCCCATCGACCTGAGCGACCTCGAGATCACGCTCGACAAGGCCATTGAGGAGGCGGAGCGCGAGGCGCGCGGGCGGCTGGCGCGCTCCACGTTTGGGCGCTACCTCTCACCCGAAGTAGTCGAGACGCTCCTCGCCGATCCGGAGGCGCTGCGGCTGGGCGGTGAACGGCGCGAGGTGACGATCCTCATGAGCGACATCCGCGGCTTCTCGGCGCTCGCCGAGGCGCTGGAGCCGGAGCGCGTCGTCGAGATCCTGAACGTCTACCTCGGCGCAATGGCCGATGTCATCACCGCGCACAACGGCACCATCAACGAGTTCATCGGCGACGGCATCTTCGTGCTCTTCGGCGCGCCCATGCAGCGCGACGACGACGCCGGGCGGGCGCTCGCCTGCGCCATTGGAATGCAGAACGCGATGGGCGGCGTCAACGAACGGCTGGCTTCGTTCGGCATCGCGCCGCTGCGCATGGGCATCGGGCTGCACACGGGCGAGGTGATCGTCGGCAACATCGGCTCCGAGCGCCGCGCGAAGTACGGCGTCGTCGGGAGCCACGTCAACCTGGCCGCGCGCATCGAGTCGTACACGGTCGGCGGTCAGGTGCTCGCCTCGCAAGCGACGGTCGACGCGGCCGAAGCGGAGGTCGAGGTGGCCCGCGAGATGCGCGTCTCGGTGAAGGGCTTCCCGCAGCCGATCCCCGTGTGCGACGCCGTGGGCGTGGGCGGCCCCTACGACTGCACGCTCATCCCCGACGAGGACGACCCCGTCACGCTTGCTGCGCCGCTGCCGTTCGGGTATGCCCGCATCGACGGCGTGATGCTCACCGGCGACCGCACCGACGCCGAACTGGTCGCGCTCTCACGCCTCGCCGCCGTCTTCCGCACCGCCGACCCGGACGCGCTCACGCTGCTCGAAAACCTCCAACTCTACCTTCCGCCGCCCGACGACGCGGAGGTTGTGAGCCTCCAAACGGTCTACGGCAAGGTCATCGACCGCGAGGGCGACCTCATCACGGTCCGCTTCACCGCGCTCCCGCCCGGCGCCGCCCGCGTGGTCCGCGGCCTGCTGGAACAGGAAAGCGAGGCGTGA
- a CDS encoding AAA family ATPase: protein MITRLQIDGFKNLLDVDVRFGPFTCIAGANGVGKSNLFDAISFLSRLADSTLNEAASRVRDPEARSGDLRSLFTLVGDERSEVMKFGVEMVVPREATDDLNLPAEASITLLRYDLHLGFEEGDHVTKSDRLTIRYESLVHLNRGGTNAKRVLPFLGTSWKRSATWRKDVLLGKRNAPFVSTVDVNGDRLAAKDASRASRIQRHQDGNQGRPYPFDMASLPRTVLSTANSLESPTMLVARREMQSWSLLHFEPSALRSPDDFRAPGHMAPNGAHLPSTLYRLAHRTSHEPDDIYASIANRLAQLIDDVRLVHVDRDATRELLTLQIQDRAGTFHSARSLSDGTLRFLALAVLQEDPDERGVWCLEEPENGLHPARIPAMMALLTDIATDTGSAVGHDNPLRQVIINTHSPGVVQNVPDESLLAAMPAQVKRVGTWQRTIRFQALDKTWRTDQADPPAQLVGKGWLLDYLNRPPPLHGGDGEASDEVTRVIDRPDVRQLAFPFA, encoded by the coding sequence ATGATCACGCGGCTCCAAATTGACGGCTTCAAGAACCTGCTGGACGTAGATGTCCGGTTCGGTCCCTTCACCTGCATTGCCGGCGCGAACGGCGTTGGCAAATCCAACCTCTTCGACGCAATCAGCTTTCTGAGCCGCCTTGCCGACTCGACGCTTAACGAAGCAGCTTCACGCGTGCGTGATCCTGAAGCCCGCTCCGGCGATCTCCGTTCGCTCTTTACGCTGGTAGGCGACGAGCGCAGCGAGGTCATGAAGTTTGGAGTCGAGATGGTCGTTCCTCGCGAGGCCACAGATGACCTCAACCTGCCTGCCGAGGCGAGCATCACGCTCTTGCGGTACGACTTGCACCTTGGGTTTGAAGAAGGGGACCACGTCACGAAGTCAGATCGCCTCACCATCCGCTACGAATCGCTCGTTCATCTCAACCGAGGCGGCACAAACGCGAAGCGGGTGTTGCCCTTCCTCGGAACGTCATGGAAACGAAGCGCCACTTGGCGTAAGGATGTCCTCCTGGGAAAAAGGAATGCCCCCTTTGTCTCCACGGTCGATGTCAACGGTGATAGGCTCGCGGCAAAGGATGCCAGCCGTGCTTCTCGGATTCAGCGACATCAAGACGGCAACCAAGGACGCCCGTATCCCTTCGATATGGCGTCCCTGCCACGTACAGTGCTTTCGACCGCCAATTCGCTCGAGAGCCCGACCATGCTTGTTGCACGACGCGAGATGCAATCGTGGTCCCTCTTGCATTTCGAACCCAGTGCGCTTCGCAGTCCAGACGACTTCCGAGCACCGGGACACATGGCCCCGAATGGCGCACACCTACCAAGCACACTCTATCGGCTTGCTCATCGCACCAGCCATGAACCAGACGACATCTACGCAAGCATTGCGAATCGGTTGGCCCAGTTGATCGACGATGTACGGCTTGTCCACGTTGATCGTGACGCGACACGAGAACTATTGACCCTACAAATCCAAGATCGAGCAGGCACGTTTCATTCGGCTCGCTCGCTCTCTGACGGTACACTACGTTTTTTGGCACTCGCAGTACTCCAAGAAGACCCTGACGAGCGCGGCGTATGGTGTCTTGAGGAACCGGAGAACGGCCTACACCCTGCTCGTATTCCGGCAATGATGGCACTGCTGACTGACATCGCAACGGACACGGGGAGCGCTGTCGGTCACGACAACCCCCTACGCCAGGTCATCATCAACACCCATTCGCCGGGCGTTGTCCAGAACGTTCCCGATGAGAGCCTACTCGCCGCAATGCCTGCTCAGGTGAAGCGGGTAGGCACTTGGCAACGAACGATCCGATTCCAGGCATTGGACAAGACCTGGCGCACAGATCAGGCAGACCCACCTGCGCAGTTGGTAGGTAAAGGGTGGCTGCTAGACTATCTCAACCGCCCGCCCCCGCTCCATGGTGGGGACGGAGAGGCTAGCGATGAGGTCACGCGGGTCATCGACCGGCCCGACGTGCGGCAGTTGGCGTTTCCCTTCGCGTAA
- the rsgA gene encoding ribosome small subunit-dependent GTPase A: MSDLSPEADPAPEAAPEAPSTAEGVVARSTGSWYDVLLPDGERIQARARGKFRLIAEEIDETNPVAVGDHVEIRLEDDGTALITDIRPRTTKLSRRAAGRRHSREHVLVANVDAAWCVQSVFAPKFNSGFVDRVLVMAEAYGVEAGVVINKADLMVGHKKAEEAIGFWISLYESLGYPVLLTSAELGIGVDEFRDALTDRTSVVAGPSGVGKSSLLNAVDPALDLRTGEVSQKTQKGKHTTTFYTLYPLAAGGYVVDTPGIREFGLWDMTPPELGGYFVEMRPLIQDCRFPNCTHDHEPGCAVTAAVDEGTVTLERYGSYLNILASLRSGEDRGR, encoded by the coding sequence ATGTCCGATCTCAGTCCCGAAGCTGACCCCGCCCCCGAGGCTGCCCCCGAGGCACCGTCCACCGCGGAGGGCGTCGTCGCGCGCTCGACGGGGAGCTGGTACGATGTGCTGCTGCCCGACGGCGAGCGCATCCAGGCGCGGGCGCGGGGCAAGTTCCGGCTCATCGCCGAGGAGATCGACGAGACCAACCCGGTGGCCGTCGGCGACCACGTGGAGATCCGGCTCGAAGACGACGGCACGGCGCTCATCACCGACATTCGCCCACGCACGACGAAGCTCTCGCGCCGCGCTGCCGGCCGTCGCCACAGCCGCGAGCACGTCCTCGTCGCCAACGTCGATGCGGCGTGGTGCGTGCAGTCGGTGTTCGCGCCGAAGTTCAACAGCGGCTTCGTCGACCGCGTGCTCGTCATGGCCGAGGCGTACGGCGTGGAGGCGGGCGTCGTCATCAACAAGGCCGACCTGATGGTGGGCCACAAGAAGGCCGAAGAGGCCATCGGGTTCTGGATATCGCTCTATGAGAGCCTCGGCTACCCGGTCCTCCTCACGAGCGCCGAACTCGGCATCGGCGTCGACGAGTTTCGCGACGCGCTCACCGACCGAACGAGCGTGGTCGCAGGGCCGTCCGGCGTCGGCAAGTCGTCGCTGCTCAATGCCGTGGACCCCGCGCTTGACCTGCGGACGGGCGAGGTGAGCCAGAAGACGCAGAAGGGCAAGCACACGACGACATTCTACACGCTCTACCCGCTCGCGGCCGGGGGCTACGTTGTCGACACGCCCGGCATCCGCGAGTTCGGCCTCTGGGACATGACGCCCCCTGAACTCGGCGGCTACTTTGTGGAGATGCGCCCGCTCATCCAGGACTGCCGCTTCCCCAACTGCACGCACGACCACGAGCCTGGCTGCGCGGTCACGGCGGCTGTGGATGAGGGCACCGTCACGCTGGAGCGCTACGGCAGCTACCTCAACATCCTCGCATCGCTCCGCAGTGGCGAGGACCGGGGACGGTAG
- the clpB gene encoding ATP-dependent chaperone ClpB, producing the protein MNVQKFTVKAQEAVQAALELAQSRQHQGLEPAHLLKAFLNDEGGLARTLLGKLGANLDYLDAKTDAALDALPKVSGASVSGQYLGSGAKALFDMALAEAEALNDEYVATEHLLLALAQDRGPVGQAMQQQGAAKAALLTALQETRGSQRVQDPYAESKYDALNRYARDLKVLAAKGKIDPVIGRDEEIRRVLQILSRRTKNNPVLVGEPGVGKTAIAEGLAIRIVQGDVPEGLKTKRIMALDMGALIAGAKYRGEFEDRLKAVVKEVAESEGELILFIDEIHTLVGAGGGDGAMDAANILKPALARGELRAIGATTLDEYQKYFEKDKALERRFQMVLVAEPSVEDTVAILRGIKDRYEVHHGVRITDGAIVAASELSDRYVTNRFLPDKAIDLVDEAAARLRIEIDSMPEDLDALERQIRQQEIAREAVKREGDTEQEAEITRMLADLEEERDRLRARWQQEKALIQTIKENKAAIDALKTEAESLERQGEFGQVAEIRYGQIPGLHAEIADATQELAEVQKGGALLKEEVDAEDIADVISRATGIPVSKMLETEKEKLLQMERELEKRVVGQPEAIHAVANAVRRGRAGLQEASRPIGSFIFLGTTGVGKTELAKALAEQLFDNDDAVVRIDMSEYQERHAVSRLIGAPPGYVGFDEGGQLTEAVRRRPYSVVLLDEFEKAHPEVFNVLLQVLDDGRLTDSKGRTVDFTNTLVIMTSNLGSDLIQRRMEAQSISGGDGPLTERDLDQLGADMMARLKQQLRPEFLNRIDETVVFRPLGRDQIHRIVEIQVEGLRRLAQKNHKLDLVLTAAAKDVLAQQGYDPVFGARPLKRVIQRALANQLAEQILAGFVREGDAVKVDASADGAGVTLETVPAGTVVEGTPLSNGDGATGDPEVRRPGIQPNAPTAQA; encoded by the coding sequence ATGAACGTCCAGAAGTTTACCGTCAAGGCGCAGGAGGCCGTGCAGGCCGCGCTGGAATTGGCGCAGAGCCGCCAGCACCAGGGCCTCGAACCGGCGCACCTCCTGAAGGCCTTCCTCAACGACGAGGGCGGGCTTGCCCGCACGCTGCTCGGCAAGCTCGGCGCGAACCTCGACTACCTCGACGCCAAGACCGATGCCGCGCTCGACGCGCTGCCGAAGGTGAGCGGTGCCTCTGTCTCGGGGCAGTACCTCGGATCCGGCGCGAAAGCTCTGTTCGACATGGCGCTCGCCGAAGCCGAAGCGCTCAACGACGAGTACGTCGCCACGGAACACCTCCTCCTCGCGCTCGCGCAGGACCGTGGCCCCGTCGGCCAGGCGATGCAGCAGCAGGGCGCGGCGAAGGCGGCGCTCTTGACCGCGCTCCAGGAGACGCGCGGCAGCCAGCGCGTGCAGGACCCCTACGCTGAGAGCAAGTACGACGCGCTCAACCGCTACGCCCGCGACCTCAAAGTCCTCGCCGCCAAGGGCAAGATCGACCCCGTGATCGGGCGCGACGAGGAGATCCGCCGCGTGCTGCAGATCCTCTCGCGGCGCACCAAGAACAACCCCGTCCTTGTCGGCGAGCCGGGCGTCGGCAAGACGGCCATCGCCGAGGGCCTCGCCATCCGCATCGTGCAGGGCGACGTGCCCGAGGGCCTCAAGACGAAGCGCATCATGGCGCTCGACATGGGCGCGCTGATCGCGGGCGCGAAGTACCGCGGCGAGTTCGAGGACCGCCTCAAGGCCGTCGTTAAGGAAGTCGCGGAGTCGGAGGGTGAACTGATCCTCTTCATCGACGAGATCCACACGCTCGTGGGCGCTGGCGGCGGCGACGGCGCGATGGACGCGGCCAACATCCTCAAGCCCGCCCTCGCGCGCGGCGAGCTGCGGGCCATCGGCGCGACCACGCTCGACGAGTACCAGAAGTACTTCGAGAAGGACAAGGCGCTCGAACGGCGCTTCCAGATGGTGCTCGTCGCGGAGCCGTCCGTCGAGGACACCGTCGCTATCCTGCGCGGCATCAAGGACCGCTACGAGGTGCACCACGGCGTCCGCATCACCGACGGGGCCATCGTGGCCGCCTCCGAACTGTCGGACCGCTACGTCACGAACCGCTTCCTCCCCGACAAGGCCATCGACCTCGTCGACGAGGCCGCTGCCCGCCTGCGCATCGAGATCGACTCGATGCCAGAGGACCTGGACGCGCTCGAACGGCAGATCCGCCAGCAGGAGATCGCCCGCGAGGCGGTCAAGCGCGAGGGCGACACCGAGCAGGAGGCCGAGATCACGCGCATGCTCGCCGACCTCGAAGAGGAGCGCGACCGGCTGCGCGCGCGCTGGCAGCAGGAGAAGGCGCTCATCCAGACGATCAAGGAGAACAAGGCCGCCATCGACGCGCTCAAGACCGAGGCCGAGAGCCTGGAGCGCCAGGGCGAGTTCGGGCAGGTCGCCGAGATCCGCTACGGGCAGATCCCTGGCCTCCACGCCGAGATCGCCGACGCGACGCAGGAACTGGCCGAGGTCCAGAAGGGCGGCGCGCTCCTGAAGGAAGAGGTCGACGCCGAAGACATCGCCGACGTCATCAGCCGCGCGACGGGCATCCCCGTGAGCAAGATGCTGGAGACGGAGAAGGAGAAGCTGCTCCAGATGGAGCGCGAACTCGAGAAGCGCGTCGTCGGGCAGCCCGAGGCGATCCACGCCGTCGCGAACGCCGTCCGCCGAGGCCGTGCGGGGCTCCAGGAAGCCAGCCGCCCCATTGGCTCGTTCATCTTCCTCGGCACCACGGGCGTCGGTAAGACCGAGTTGGCAAAGGCGCTCGCCGAGCAGCTCTTCGACAACGACGACGCGGTCGTGCGCATCGACATGAGCGAGTACCAGGAGCGCCACGCCGTCTCCCGGCTCATCGGCGCGCCTCCCGGCTACGTCGGCTTCGACGAGGGCGGGCAGCTCACCGAGGCCGTCCGCCGCCGCCCCTACTCGGTGGTGCTGCTCGACGAGTTCGAGAAGGCGCACCCCGAGGTGTTCAACGTGCTCCTGCAGGTGCTCGACGACGGCCGCCTGACCGACTCGAAGGGCCGCACGGTCGACTTCACGAACACGCTCGTCATCATGACCTCCAACCTCGGCTCGGACCTAATCCAGCGCCGGATGGAGGCGCAGTCGATTTCTGGGGGTGACGGCCCGCTCACGGAGCGCGACCTCGACCAGCTCGGGGCCGACATGATGGCGCGGCTGAAGCAGCAGCTCCGCCCGGAGTTCCTCAACCGCATAGACGAGACGGTAGTCTTCCGCCCGCTGGGCCGCGACCAGATCCACCGCATCGTGGAGATCCAGGTCGAGGGCCTGCGCCGCCTCGCGCAGAAGAACCACAAGCTCGACCTCGTGCTCACCGCCGCCGCGAAAGACGTGCTCGCCCAGCAGGGCTACGACCCAGTGTTCGGCGCGCGCCCGCTCAAGCGCGTCATCCAGCGCGCGCTCGCCAACCAGCTCGCCGAGCAGATCCTCGCCGGGTTCGTCCGCGAGGGCGACGCCGTCAAGGTCGATGCCTCGGCCGACGGCGCGGGCGTGACGCTGGAGACCGTACCTGCCGGAACGGTTGTCGAGGGCACGCCGCTTTCGAATGGCGATGGCGCGACTGGCGATCCGGAGGTGCGCCGCCCTGGCATTCAGCCAAACGCACCAACGGCGCAGGCGTAA